A stretch of the Tardiphaga sp. 709 genome encodes the following:
- a CDS encoding methionine ABC transporter ATP-binding protein, with amino-acid sequence MNAPLSKPTGAPVPILDPQDSGERGRAIISFDGVSKIFPSRNDSAEVKAVDNIDLVVPEGAIVGVIGKSGAGKSTLIRLINGLEQPTHGKVTVDGLDIGSLDEKALRQARRSIGMIFQHFNLLSSRTAFDNIALPLEIAGTPRKDIKGIVEPLLDMVGLADKRDRYPAELSGGQKQRVGIARALATKPKVLLSDEATSALDPETTAQIIALLKQINADLNLTILFITHEMSVVKKLAQRVAVMEGGQIIEQGTTYEIFSKPTHATTKRFVGEVTGGNVPEWLQGKLLADYAPGRQAVIRIAFTGADADEPVLSRLTRAYGVDFNIMHGQIEYVADHPFGTLIASVAAEPELQAKLIANLTATRNTVEHLGYVA; translated from the coding sequence ATGAACGCTCCCCTGTCCAAGCCGACCGGAGCGCCCGTGCCAATTCTTGATCCGCAAGATTCTGGCGAACGAGGGCGTGCCATCATCTCCTTCGATGGCGTTAGCAAGATCTTCCCGTCGCGGAACGATTCCGCCGAGGTGAAAGCGGTCGACAATATCGACCTCGTGGTGCCCGAAGGCGCCATTGTCGGCGTGATCGGCAAGAGCGGCGCCGGCAAGTCGACGCTGATCCGCCTCATCAACGGGCTGGAGCAGCCGACCCATGGCAAGGTCACCGTCGACGGCCTCGACATCGGATCGCTGGACGAGAAGGCGCTGCGTCAGGCGCGCCGCTCCATCGGCATGATCTTCCAGCATTTCAACCTGCTGTCGTCGCGCACCGCCTTTGACAATATCGCGCTGCCGCTGGAGATCGCCGGCACGCCGCGGAAAGATATCAAGGGCATCGTCGAACCGCTGCTCGACATGGTCGGCCTCGCCGACAAGCGCGACCGCTATCCCGCTGAACTCTCCGGCGGCCAGAAGCAGCGCGTCGGCATCGCGCGTGCGCTCGCCACCAAGCCGAAAGTGCTGCTGTCGGACGAGGCGACCTCGGCGCTCGATCCGGAGACCACCGCGCAGATCATCGCACTGCTCAAGCAGATCAATGCCGATCTCAACCTCACCATTCTCTTCATCACCCATGAAATGTCCGTGGTGAAGAAGCTGGCGCAGCGCGTCGCCGTCATGGAAGGCGGCCAGATCATCGAGCAGGGCACGACCTACGAGATCTTCTCCAAGCCGACCCATGCCACGACCAAGCGTTTCGTCGGCGAAGTCACCGGCGGCAATGTGCCGGAATGGCTGCAAGGCAAGCTGCTGGCCGATTACGCGCCCGGCCGTCAGGCTGTGATCCGCATCGCCTTCACCGGCGCCGATGCCGATGAGCCGGTGCTATCCAGGCTGACGCGCGCTTACGGCGTCGATTTCAACATCATGCATGGCCAGATCGAATATGTCGCCGACCATCCGTTTGGCACGCTGATCGCATCCGTCGCAGCCGAGCCGGAATTGCAGGCCAAGCTGATCGCCAATCTCACCGCGACCCGCAACACCGTGGAGCATCTCGGCTATGTCGCCTGA
- a CDS encoding serine hydrolase domain-containing protein: MTDPHYFPAASAWDKIDPRAAGYVPDKLAAAVAFAQANETPWPRGFYYDDGRYAPNVDWNETGPWSAVLGPVRERGGSAGMVLQNGHVLAAWGEIARPDMTFSIAKSYLATLTGLAVDDGLIGDIDEPVGTRVPGPLFADAHNAPITWRHLLQQTSEWRGELFGKPDQIDHNRLVAPNADNSRKGELREWQTPGSFYEYNDVRVNLLSLCLLNLFKHPLPDVLRTRIMDPIGASKDWEWVGYDNSFVEIDGQRMQSVPGGGHWGGGMFIGAEDHARFGLLMARGGDWNGQRLLSQAWVDAMWAQSSQQPNYGFLWWLNRGPHANKAAPETAVYALGAGGNMIWIDRDADMIAVTRWLPSAKAPEFIRQLIAART; the protein is encoded by the coding sequence ATGACCGACCCTCATTACTTCCCCGCCGCCAGCGCCTGGGACAAGATCGATCCGCGCGCCGCCGGCTACGTCCCGGACAAGCTCGCCGCAGCAGTCGCCTTCGCGCAGGCCAATGAAACGCCGTGGCCGCGCGGCTTCTATTACGACGACGGGCGCTATGCGCCGAATGTGGACTGGAATGAGACCGGGCCATGGAGCGCGGTGCTGGGGCCGGTGCGCGAGCGCGGCGGCTCGGCGGGCATGGTGCTGCAGAATGGTCACGTGCTGGCTGCGTGGGGCGAGATCGCCCGGCCGGATATGACCTTCTCCATCGCCAAGAGCTATCTCGCCACGCTCACGGGCCTCGCGGTCGATGACGGGCTGATCGGGGATATCGACGAGCCCGTGGGTACGCGCGTGCCGGGGCCGCTATTTGCAGATGCGCATAATGCTCCGATCACCTGGCGGCATCTGCTGCAGCAGACCAGCGAATGGCGCGGCGAGCTGTTCGGCAAGCCGGACCAGATCGATCATAACCGTCTGGTGGCGCCGAATGCCGACAACAGCCGCAAGGGCGAGCTGCGCGAGTGGCAAACGCCGGGCAGCTTCTACGAATATAACGATGTGCGCGTGAACCTGCTGTCGCTCTGCCTGCTGAATCTGTTCAAGCACCCGCTGCCGGATGTGCTGCGTACCCGCATCATGGATCCGATCGGCGCGTCCAAGGACTGGGAGTGGGTCGGCTATGACAATTCCTTTGTCGAGATCGACGGACAGCGGATGCAGTCGGTGCCGGGCGGCGGCCATTGGGGCGGCGGCATGTTCATCGGCGCGGAGGATCATGCGCGCTTTGGTCTCTTGATGGCGCGCGGCGGCGACTGGAATGGCCAGCGGCTGCTGTCGCAGGCCTGGGTCGATGCCATGTGGGCGCAGTCTTCCCAGCAGCCGAATTACGGTTTCCTGTGGTGGCTGAACCGCGGGCCACATGCCAACAAGGCTGCGCCGGAGACGGCCGTCTATGCGCTTGGTGCCGGCGGCAACATGATCTGGATCGATCGGGATGCTGACATGATCGCGGTGACGCGGTGGCTCCCCAGCGCGAAGGCGCCGGAATTTATCCGGCAGTTGATCGCGGCGCGGACCTGA
- a CDS encoding acyl-CoA dehydrogenase family protein codes for MDFNMSDRQREWLERVSSFMTKHVRPAVPIYRQQDEAGERWKVIPIVEDLKKKAKAEGLWNMFMPPSSHEDDEFHGAGLSNLEYALLAEQMGHIGWASEVFNCSAPDTGNMEVFMRYGSKEHKQKWLKPLMNGEIRSAFLMTEPDVASSDATNIETSIKRDGDEYVINGTKWWSSGMGDPRCAVMIVMGKTDPSAAKHQQQSQILVPRDAKGVTIEKMLPVFGFDDAPHGHARVKLDNVRVPASNILLGEGRGFEIAQGRLGPGRIHHCMRTIGKAEEALEKMVRRLSSRTAFGKKIIEYSIWEQRIAEARTDIEMNRLLCLKAADMMDKVGNKTAQLEIAMIKVSGPNMALKIIDNAIQAYGAAGVSDDAGLARDYASMRTMRLADGPDEVHNRAIARLELRKYANESKH; via the coding sequence ATGGATTTCAATATGTCGGACCGCCAGCGCGAATGGCTCGAGCGCGTGTCCTCCTTCATGACCAAGCATGTCCGCCCCGCCGTGCCGATCTATCGTCAGCAGGACGAAGCGGGCGAGCGCTGGAAGGTGATCCCGATCGTCGAGGACTTGAAGAAGAAGGCGAAGGCCGAAGGCCTGTGGAACATGTTCATGCCGCCGTCGTCGCATGAAGACGACGAATTCCACGGTGCGGGACTGAGCAATCTGGAATACGCGCTGCTCGCCGAACAGATGGGCCATATCGGCTGGGCCTCGGAAGTGTTCAACTGCTCCGCGCCGGACACCGGCAATATGGAAGTGTTCATGCGCTATGGCTCGAAAGAGCATAAGCAGAAGTGGCTGAAGCCGCTGATGAACGGCGAGATCCGCTCCGCCTTCCTGATGACCGAGCCGGATGTCGCGTCGTCGGACGCGACCAATATCGAGACCTCGATCAAGCGCGACGGCGACGAATACGTCATCAACGGCACCAAATGGTGGTCGTCGGGCATGGGCGATCCGCGCTGCGCCGTCATGATCGTGATGGGCAAGACCGATCCGAGCGCGGCGAAGCATCAGCAGCAGTCGCAGATCCTGGTGCCGCGCGATGCCAAGGGTGTGACAATCGAGAAGATGCTGCCGGTGTTCGGCTTCGACGATGCACCGCACGGCCATGCGCGGGTGAAGCTGGACAATGTCCGCGTGCCTGCCAGCAACATCCTGCTCGGCGAAGGCCGCGGCTTCGAGATCGCGCAGGGCCGTCTCGGTCCGGGCCGCATCCATCACTGCATGCGCACCATCGGCAAGGCCGAGGAAGCGCTGGAGAAGATGGTGCGCCGTCTGTCATCGCGCACGGCCTTCGGCAAGAAGATCATCGAATATTCGATCTGGGAGCAGCGCATCGCTGAAGCCCGCACCGATATCGAGATGAACCGTCTGCTCTGCCTCAAGGCCGCCGACATGATGGACAAGGTCGGCAACAAGACCGCCCAGCTCGAAATCGCGATGATCAAGGTCTCCGGCCCGAACATGGCGCTGAAGATCATCGACAATGCGATCCAGGCTTACGGCGCCGCCGGCGTGTCCGACGATGCGGGCCTCGCCCGTGACTACGCGTCGATGCGCACCATGCGGCTTGCGGACGGTCCGGACGAGGTGCACAACCGTGCCATCGCCCGGCTCGAACTGCGCAAGTATGCCAATGAGTCGAAGCACTAA
- a CDS encoding phosphoadenosine phosphosulfate reductase family protein, whose protein sequence is MSTTHNIVSVSGGKDSTALLLLAIERGAENLQAVFADTGHEHPQTYEYIQYLNDKVFPIRTIKADYTEAIENRRRFMERVIAGEHKERAGSRHTWTPEVATQALEYLKPTGNPFLDMCLVHGRFPSTRVRFCSEELKRNPLLEQVHMPLMEAGHVVISWQGVRADESRSRAALPERDLVGGGADGGELWNYRPILQWNVEQVFAMHDKHGVAPNPLYKQGMGRVGCMPCIHATKNELLEVANRFPEELERVARWESLVMKVSKTETATFFAMDKTGWKDGRTALDATPENHGIHAVVQWAKTSRGGKQFDFFRVGGEQEEGPLCSSIYGLCE, encoded by the coding sequence ATGTCTACTACTCATAATATCGTGTCTGTCTCCGGCGGAAAAGACAGCACCGCGCTGCTGCTTCTCGCGATCGAGCGCGGCGCAGAAAACTTGCAGGCCGTGTTCGCCGACACCGGCCACGAGCACCCGCAGACCTACGAATACATCCAGTATTTGAACGACAAGGTTTTCCCGATCCGCACTATCAAAGCGGACTACACCGAGGCCATTGAGAACCGCCGCAGATTTATGGAGCGCGTCATTGCCGGAGAACACAAGGAGCGCGCTGGTAGCCGTCACACGTGGACGCCAGAGGTTGCTACGCAGGCCCTGGAATACCTGAAGCCGACCGGCAATCCCTTCCTGGATATGTGCCTGGTGCACGGTCGCTTTCCATCGACGCGCGTGCGCTTCTGCAGCGAGGAGTTGAAGAGGAATCCACTGCTGGAGCAGGTCCACATGCCCTTGATGGAGGCTGGGCATGTCGTCATCTCATGGCAGGGCGTCCGCGCCGATGAAAGCCGGAGCCGCGCAGCGCTGCCCGAGCGCGACCTTGTCGGCGGCGGAGCTGATGGCGGCGAGCTGTGGAACTATCGGCCAATTCTTCAATGGAACGTCGAGCAGGTGTTCGCAATGCATGACAAGCACGGCGTCGCACCGAACCCGCTTTACAAGCAGGGTATGGGTCGGGTCGGCTGCATGCCATGTATCCATGCGACGAAGAATGAGCTGCTGGAGGTCGCGAACCGCTTTCCAGAGGAACTGGAACGTGTCGCCAGGTGGGAAAGCCTGGTCATGAAGGTGAGCAAAACGGAAACTGCAACGTTCTTTGCGATGGATAAAACGGGCTGGAAAGACGGGCGCACTGCCCTTGATGCAACTCCTGAAAACCATGGCATTCACGCCGTGGTGCAGTGGGCTAAGACCAGTCGCGGCGGCAAGCAGTTCGATTTCTTCCGGGTCGGCGGCGAGCAGGAAGAAGGCCCGCTCTGCAGCAGCATTTACGGCCTCTGCGAATGA
- a CDS encoding YkgJ family cysteine cluster protein: MSAQDAIDFVSDNITEVGTLMRSLSGRYEGIFGNLRAAYGVAFEQADSIADAARDASAIADAATTAIRDHIPNQPGNACTSGCAACCHLYVQVPPGTATVMARHIAAHFTPDEQTALRARLEIAAAAARDAADVMKLRMRCALLGADNRCTVYEVRPLTCRAFTSRSVARCHDVVFGDVPKGTGVEQNAAHFRIHMEATFALEQAARNRGLPDAQKGLAQALLDEMGAIAGPALEAKRHTGS; encoded by the coding sequence ATGAGCGCACAGGACGCCATCGACTTCGTGTCGGACAATATCACGGAAGTGGGCACGCTGATGCGCTCGCTGTCCGGCCGCTATGAAGGCATCTTCGGCAATTTGCGCGCCGCCTATGGCGTCGCCTTCGAACAGGCCGACAGCATCGCCGACGCCGCCCGCGATGCGTCCGCCATTGCCGATGCCGCCACGACAGCCATTCGCGACCACATCCCGAACCAGCCCGGCAATGCCTGCACCAGCGGCTGCGCCGCCTGCTGTCATCTCTATGTCCAGGTGCCGCCCGGCACCGCGACCGTGATGGCAAGGCATATCGCCGCGCATTTCACGCCGGACGAACAGACGGCACTCCGCGCCCGCCTCGAAATCGCCGCGGCTGCCGCGCGCGATGCCGCCGATGTCATGAAACTTCGCATGCGCTGCGCGCTGCTCGGCGCCGACAATCGCTGCACGGTCTACGAGGTCCGCCCGCTGACCTGCCGCGCCTTCACCTCGCGCTCGGTGGCGCGCTGCCATGACGTGGTGTTCGGCGATGTACCCAAGGGCACCGGCGTCGAGCAGAACGCCGCGCATTTCCGCATTCACATGGAAGCAACCTTCGCGCTGGAGCAAGCCGCGCGCAATCGCGGGCTGCCGGATGCGCAAAAGGGACTGGCACAGGCGCTGCTGGATGAAATGGGCGCCATCGCTGGGCCTGCACTGGAAGCGAAGCGCCATACCGGCTCGTGA
- a CDS encoding DMT family transporter, protein MPLSPNLRGSLLMAVSMATFSINDAIAKFLTVQMHFSQVMMLRGLFASVMIGALAAHQGALRPLRLLFVPSVALRISGEIGGSALFLVAVSALPLANVTAIVQSLPLVMTCGAVLILGEPVGWRRWLAIAAGFIGVLIIVRPGAEGFSQFTLVALLSVLFYATRDLVTKRIPAEIPTLFVTFLTAVAVTLAGAVFTLLHGDWSVPSVHLLALLALAAVMTLIGFQCVILALRVGDVSSVAPMRYSQMLYAMLLGYLVFGDVPDAMMVLGAGVIVLSGIYTFHRERVRDRLLATNSSNAPPDGL, encoded by the coding sequence TTGCCTCTCTCTCCCAATCTGCGCGGCAGCCTGCTGATGGCTGTCTCCATGGCTACTTTCAGCATCAACGACGCCATTGCCAAATTCCTCACCGTGCAGATGCATTTCAGCCAGGTGATGATGCTGCGCGGGCTGTTTGCCAGCGTCATGATCGGTGCGCTGGCGGCGCATCAGGGCGCGCTGCGGCCGCTGCGGCTGCTGTTCGTGCCGTCAGTGGCGCTGCGCATCTCCGGGGAGATCGGCGGCTCGGCGCTGTTCCTGGTCGCGGTCAGCGCGCTACCGCTCGCCAATGTGACCGCCATCGTTCAATCGCTGCCGCTGGTGATGACCTGCGGCGCCGTGCTGATCCTGGGCGAACCGGTGGGGTGGCGGCGATGGCTGGCGATTGCCGCGGGCTTCATTGGCGTGCTGATCATCGTGCGGCCGGGTGCCGAGGGGTTCAGCCAGTTCACTTTGGTGGCGCTGCTATCGGTGTTGTTCTACGCCACGCGCGATCTCGTCACCAAACGCATCCCGGCCGAGATTCCCACGCTGTTCGTGACCTTTCTCACCGCCGTTGCGGTGACCCTGGCAGGGGCCGTGTTCACGCTGCTGCACGGGGACTGGAGCGTGCCATCGGTTCATCTGCTCGCTTTGCTGGCGCTGGCGGCGGTGATGACACTGATCGGATTCCAGTGCGTCATCCTCGCGCTGCGCGTCGGCGACGTCTCGTCGGTCGCGCCGATGCGCTATTCGCAGATGTTGTACGCGATGCTGTTGGGCTATCTGGTCTTCGGTGATGTACCCGACGCCATGATGGTGCTCGGCGCGGGCGTGATCGTGTTGTCCGGCATCTACACGTTCCACCGCGAGCGCGTGCGCGACCGTTTGCTGGCGACGAATTCGTCGAACGCTCCGCCTGACGGATTGTAA
- a CDS encoding DMT family transporter: protein MPLSPNLRGSVLMATAMAGFSLNDALTKFLTLHMNFGQVMLVRGLFAVVLIGALATQQKALRPLRILFVPSVALRVFGEIGGTVTFLASLAHLPLANVSSIFQSLPLAITLGAALIFGEQVGWRRWLAIAAGFVGVLIVVRPGVEGFNQFSLLALLSVAFCTVRDLATKRIPAEIPSLFVTLLTTIVVTIVGAILLVPLGGWTPPSNRSLGLLALAAVLVLIGYQCVILALRAGDISAVAPFRYSQLLWAMLLGYLVFGDVPDGPMVLGASVIVLSGLYAFHRERVRNRLPAASAPSMPPDGL, encoded by the coding sequence TTGCCTCTCTCTCCCAATCTTCGCGGCAGCGTGCTGATGGCCACGGCCATGGCCGGCTTCAGCCTCAACGACGCGCTTACGAAATTCCTGACGCTGCACATGAACTTCGGCCAGGTGATGCTGGTGCGCGGTCTGTTCGCTGTCGTGCTGATCGGCGCGCTCGCCACCCAGCAGAAGGCACTGCGTCCACTGCGCATCCTGTTCGTGCCGTCGGTGGCGCTGCGCGTATTCGGCGAGATCGGCGGCACCGTGACTTTTCTGGCGTCGCTCGCACATCTGCCCCTTGCGAATGTATCGTCGATCTTTCAATCGCTGCCACTCGCGATCACGCTCGGTGCGGCACTCATCTTCGGTGAGCAGGTGGGCTGGCGGCGCTGGCTGGCGATCGCCGCGGGCTTCGTCGGCGTTCTCATTGTGGTCCGGCCCGGCGTGGAGGGCTTCAACCAGTTTTCACTGCTGGCGCTGTTGTCGGTCGCGTTCTGTACCGTGCGCGATCTCGCGACCAAGCGCATTCCGGCCGAAATCCCTTCACTGTTCGTCACGTTATTGACGACGATCGTTGTGACGATCGTCGGCGCCATCCTGCTCGTTCCGCTGGGCGGCTGGACGCCACCCTCGAACCGGTCGCTCGGCCTGCTGGCCCTCGCCGCTGTGCTGGTGCTGATTGGATATCAGTGCGTGATCCTGGCGCTGCGCGCCGGCGATATCTCCGCTGTTGCGCCGTTCCGGTACTCGCAACTGCTGTGGGCCATGTTGCTTGGCTACCTCGTGTTCGGTGATGTGCCCGACGGCCCGATGGTTCTCGGCGCGTCGGTGATCGTGCTGTCCGGTCTTTATGCGTTCCATCGCGAGCGTGTTCGCAACCGGTTGCCGGCGGCCAGTGCGCCGAGCATGCCGCCGGATGGGTTGTAG
- a CDS encoding methionine ABC transporter permease → MSPELINMILWSTLDTLTMVALAGIFGTLAGLPLGIFLATSRNGELFPAPNVNRILGLVVNATRSTPFIILVVAIVPLTRLIAGTSIGTSAAVVPLTIAATPFIARVIEGAIREVDQGLVEAARAFGASPLQIVWKVLLPEAMPAVTLALTLATVSLIGYSAMVGAVGGGGLGDLGIRYGYQRFMPEVMATVVAVLICLVQGVQSLGDFISRRLDKRTRHS, encoded by the coding sequence ATGTCGCCTGAACTGATCAACATGATCCTGTGGTCGACGCTGGACACGCTCACCATGGTGGCGCTGGCCGGCATTTTCGGCACGCTGGCCGGACTGCCGCTCGGCATCTTCCTGGCGACCAGCCGCAACGGTGAACTGTTCCCGGCGCCGAACGTCAATCGCATCCTTGGCCTCGTCGTCAATGCCACGCGCTCGACGCCGTTCATCATTCTCGTCGTCGCCATCGTGCCGCTGACGCGCCTGATCGCCGGCACCTCGATCGGCACCAGCGCCGCCGTGGTGCCGCTGACCATCGCGGCGACGCCGTTCATCGCGAGGGTCATCGAAGGCGCCATCCGCGAAGTGGATCAGGGCTTGGTCGAGGCCGCGCGTGCCTTCGGCGCCAGCCCGCTGCAGATCGTCTGGAAGGTGCTGCTGCCCGAGGCAATGCCGGCGGTGACGCTGGCGCTCACGCTCGCGACTGTCAGCCTCATCGGCTATTCCGCCATGGTCGGCGCTGTCGGTGGCGGCGGGCTTGGCGATCTCGGCATCCGCTACGGCTATCAGCGCTTCATGCCGGAAGTCATGGCGACCGTGGTCGCCGTGCTGATCTGTCTCGTGCAGGGCGTGCAGAGCCTTGGCGACTTCATCTCGCGCCGCCTCGACAAGCGCACGCGACATTCCTGA
- a CDS encoding MetQ/NlpA family ABC transporter substrate-binding protein: MENTMSLRRYLLSILAFAALTGAASAETIKVGVTPGPHAQVLEAAKAVAAKKGLDIQIVEFSDYVVPNAALEAGDLQANSFQHQPYLDNQVADRKYKIVAVGNTINFPMGIYSKKVKTWDEVKSGATLAIPNDPTNGGRVLILLRDKGIIKLKDGVGFKPTLLDITDNPKKLKITEVDAAQLPRTLPDVDVAGINTNYATQAGLDPVKDAILREDPKGPYADLIAVRAVDKDKPWVKTLVESYQSPEVKDFIEKTFKGSVLATW, from the coding sequence ATGGAAAACACCATGTCTCTTCGTCGCTATCTTCTCTCCATCCTCGCCTTCGCCGCACTCACCGGCGCTGCGTCAGCCGAGACCATCAAGGTCGGCGTGACCCCGGGTCCGCATGCGCAGGTGCTGGAAGCCGCCAAGGCCGTCGCCGCCAAGAAGGGCCTCGACATCCAGATCGTCGAATTCTCCGATTACGTGGTGCCGAATGCGGCGCTGGAAGCCGGCGACCTGCAGGCCAATTCGTTCCAGCATCAGCCCTATCTCGACAACCAGGTCGCCGATCGCAAATACAAGATCGTTGCTGTCGGCAACACCATCAACTTCCCGATGGGCATCTATTCGAAGAAGGTGAAGACCTGGGACGAGGTGAAGTCAGGCGCCACGTTGGCGATCCCGAACGATCCGACCAATGGCGGCCGCGTGCTGATCCTGCTGCGCGACAAGGGCATCATCAAGCTGAAGGACGGCGTCGGCTTCAAGCCGACCTTGCTCGACATCACCGACAATCCGAAGAAGCTGAAGATCACCGAAGTCGATGCCGCGCAGCTCCCGCGTACGCTGCCTGACGTCGACGTTGCCGGCATCAACACCAATTACGCGACCCAGGCCGGACTCGATCCCGTCAAGGACGCGATCCTGCGCGAGGATCCGAAGGGCCCGTATGCGGATCTCATCGCCGTGCGTGCGGTGGACAAGGACAAGCCCTGGGTGAAGACGCTGGTGGAAAGCTATCAGTCGCCCGAGGTGAAGGATTTCATCGAGAAGACCTTCAAGGGCTCGGTCCTCGCGACTTGGTAA
- a CDS encoding phosphotransferase family protein, producing the protein MTDGVKRDDEYNGTRPVEERHRFDEMSLEAWMREHVEGYEGPLTVLQFKGGQSNPTYRLNTPKQSYVMRRKPFGKLLPSAHAVDREYKVIAALGKQGFPVAKAYALCTDDNVIGSAFYIMSMEDGRIFWDPALPTVPKEDRRAIFTAKIETLAQLHSYDPEKIGLGDFGRPGNYFSRQVDRWTKQYRASETQLIPEMERLIEWLPTSVPEQERVSVVHGDYRIDNMVFHTTQPKVQAVLDWELSTLGDPMADFTYLLMQWIMPGLDGLDFKALNIPTMDEAARIYCDKAGRKSVPDLNWYYCYNLFRLTGILQGIAGRVRDGTASSAKAMESAKRTVPLAQASWKYAQLAGAK; encoded by the coding sequence GTGACCGATGGTGTGAAGCGCGACGACGAGTATAACGGCACGAGGCCAGTCGAGGAGCGGCATCGCTTCGACGAGATGAGCCTCGAGGCCTGGATGCGCGAGCATGTGGAAGGCTATGAGGGACCGCTGACTGTCCTGCAGTTCAAGGGCGGACAAAGCAACCCGACCTATCGGCTGAATACGCCGAAGCAGTCCTACGTGATGCGGCGCAAGCCGTTCGGCAAGCTTCTGCCATCGGCGCACGCCGTCGATCGCGAATACAAGGTGATCGCGGCATTGGGCAAGCAGGGCTTCCCGGTCGCCAAGGCCTATGCGCTCTGCACCGATGACAATGTCATCGGTTCGGCGTTCTACATCATGTCGATGGAAGACGGCCGGATCTTCTGGGACCCGGCGCTGCCAACGGTGCCGAAGGAAGATCGCCGCGCGATCTTCACCGCGAAGATCGAGACGCTGGCGCAACTGCACAGCTACGATCCCGAAAAAATCGGGCTCGGCGATTTCGGCCGTCCCGGCAATTACTTTTCGCGTCAGGTCGATCGCTGGACCAAGCAGTATCGCGCCTCCGAGACGCAGCTCATTCCGGAAATGGAGCGGCTGATCGAATGGCTGCCGACGTCGGTGCCGGAGCAGGAGCGGGTGTCGGTGGTGCATGGCGACTACCGCATCGACAACATGGTGTTCCATACGACGCAGCCGAAGGTGCAGGCGGTGCTCGACTGGGAGCTGTCGACATTGGGCGATCCGATGGCCGACTTCACCTATCTCCTGATGCAGTGGATCATGCCGGGCCTCGACGGGCTCGACTTCAAGGCGCTCAACATCCCGACCATGGATGAAGCCGCCAGGATCTATTGCGACAAGGCCGGCCGCAAGAGCGTGCCGGATCTGAACTGGTACTATTGCTACAACCTGTTCCGGCTCACCGGCATTCTGCAGGGCATTGCCGGCCGCGTCCGCGATGGCACCGCGTCGTCGGCCAAGGCGATGGAGTCAGCCAAGCGCACCGTGCCGCTGGCGCAGGCGTCGTGGAAATACGCGCAGCTCGCCGGCGCGAAATAG
- a CDS encoding TetR/AcrR family transcriptional regulator: protein MAADHTRTAIITAAERLYAERGFADVTMRDIVAAADVNLAAVNYHFGSKDELIAELFVTRSLATNRERLRELKAAEEAGDGRADINAIFAALVGPTLRGCLGPEKQRSDAARFMIRASIESVPPIRKIKNREVDHLKRFAAAMRRSLPDQDPADIFWALHFALAMAHQTIRDSERLTRMSDGLCDLNDVQAITDRVVAVAVMALTGKPAKAPLKEPAKAKARA from the coding sequence ATGGCAGCAGACCACACACGGACGGCGATCATCACCGCAGCCGAACGGCTCTATGCCGAACGCGGCTTTGCGGATGTGACCATGCGCGACATCGTGGCCGCAGCGGACGTCAATCTCGCGGCGGTGAATTATCATTTCGGCAGCAAGGACGAACTGATCGCCGAACTGTTCGTGACGCGCAGCCTCGCCACCAATCGCGAGCGCCTGCGCGAATTGAAGGCGGCGGAGGAAGCCGGCGACGGCCGCGCCGACATCAATGCGATCTTTGCCGCGCTGGTCGGCCCGACGCTGCGCGGCTGTCTCGGCCCGGAGAAGCAGCGCTCGGATGCCGCACGTTTCATGATCCGCGCCTCGATCGAATCCGTGCCGCCGATCCGCAAGATCAAGAACCGCGAGGTCGATCACCTCAAGCGCTTCGCCGCGGCGATGCGCCGGTCCCTGCCCGATCAGGACCCCGCCGACATCTTCTGGGCGCTGCATTTCGCGCTGGCCATGGCGCACCAGACCATCCGCGACAGCGAACGCCTGACGCGGATGTCCGACGGGCTGTGCGACCTCAACGATGTGCAGGCGATCACCGACCGCGTGGTTGCGGTCGCTGTCATGGCGCTGACGGGGAAACCCGCCAAGGCCCCGCTGAAGGAACCGGCCAAAGCGAAAGCGCGCGCCTGA